The genomic window GCTACGCCACCCCCGGCGACACCTCCCTCGCCCTGCACAGCGGCGGGACCTCCGACTGGGTCGGCAAGGGCCAGGACGTGAGGGTCGACCAGGCGTCAGGCGGGGTCGGGGTCTTCGGAGGGGAGGGGTCCACCTCGCTGCGTTTCGCCGCGACCAGCTCCGCCCGCGACGTCGACGGGAGTGAGGTCAGCGTCGACGGCGAGATCGACGCCCCACCAGGGGCCCGGCTGCACGCCGGGGACTACACCGGTGCACTGCGGGAGGGGTACGGGCGGGTGTCCGCGCCCGTCCTGGACGTCTCCATGGACTCCCGAGCCTGCTCGCACACGCGCGGGGACATCCACGTCGCGCAGCTGGACTACGCCCCGGACGGCGCGATCGCGCACCTGTCCCTCACCTTCACCCAGTGGTGCGACGGCGCGGCGGACGCCCTCGAGGGCACCCTGCACGTCCACGTGCTCGCCCCCTGGGAGCGCGACCTCCCCCGCGGCCTGCCCGCCCTGCCCGGCTGGCCCACTCAGCAGGTCGTCCGACCCGTGCAGCAGCCGCCCCAGGGGACGACGAGCAGGGCCTCTCTGGGACCGACCGCCGACACCGCTCCGGAACTGCTGACAGCCGCGGAGGGACTGGTCCAGGTCGGAGGCACCCCTGACGACCTGAGTGTCGACGCCGGCTTCGGCAGCGACCTCCTCTCCAGCCTCGACGCGACCCACCGCGCGGTCCGCCACGCCATCGTCGAAGGCCGTGACACCGAGGCCGACCACTGCTCGCGGACCTCTCTCGACGTCCGCGACCTGCACCAAGGCACTGACGGGCGCGTCGACCGGCTGTGGGCGCTCCTGCGCAACGGGTGCGACGCCGGAGCCCCGGCGTACGCCGAGGTCGTCTTCCAGGAGCCGACGGGCAGCGTGCCCGCGATCGCGCCCAGCGGGTGGGCCTTCGGCGAGGCGGCGGTCGGTTCGCACGTCGGGCGGATGCAGACGTTCTGGCTCACCGGCGCGACCCGGTCACCCGACTGGCGGGTGAGCGGACCGGCTCTCGCGGACTTCCGGCTGGGCGACACCGGCTGCGACTCCCGCGGGTGCCGCGTCGACGTGACGTTCGTCCCCTCCGCGCCCGGACGGCGCGACGCGCGACTCGATGCAGGTCCGGGGGCGACGGCCGTCCCGCTGACGGGCGACGGGGCGACGGGTGACACGTCGCTCACGTTCCACGAGCGGCACGCCGACGGGTCACCCGGCCCCTCCTTCACGTTCGCGCCCACCGCGACGCTGGCGGGCGGGTCGGCCTGGGGGACGACCAGCTTCAACGTCGGGTGGGAGACCGACGGCGCCTGGAGCACCGGCACCCTGGAGCCGGCCGACGGCGTGCCGATCGGCTCCGCAGCCCCGGGGGGCGCCGGGCCCGGCGTGGGGGTCTCGATCGGCGCCCCGTACCCGCTGTGCACGGCCAGCTCCTCCGGTCGGCTCCAGCTGCAGCAGTTCGTCGAGGACGTGGCCGCCGGCGTCCTGCTCCACCTGTCGGCTGCCGGCCGGACGACCTGCGGCGATGACACCTTCGACGTCGTGATGCACTACCGCGCCCTGCCACCGGGTGCCGACCCGCAGGACGACGAGCATCCCCTGCCGGGGTGGGACGCAGTCCCCACGGACACGTCGACGACGCCACCCCCGACCACGGGGCCGCCGTCACCCACCCCGACACCGAGCGCCGGCGGGCTACCGGCCGCCACTCCGGGCACCTCCGCCCCGAGCAGCAGCCCGGCGGCGGGCGCAGCCAGCACGGTCCCGCCGCCACCGTCCGCCGCCCCGGCTCTGGTCGCGCCCCCGGGGTCGGTGGTGGCCGACACCCGCGCGCCCGTGCCGCTGCTCGTCACCGACCGGCTCCGCCACCGGCTGCGCGTGGACCTCAGCTCGCACTACGCCGGGAGGACCGTCGCCGTGCGGGTCCAGCGGCACGGCCGGTGGGCCGCGCTCGGCGTCGTGCGCCTGGACCGCCGGGGCAACGCGACGCTGCGGCTCCCGGCTGTCCTGCCGGCGCGGGGCAGTGCGCTGCGCATCGTGCTCGGCCGCACGGTGATCGCGAGCGGTCGCTCGGGCTAGCGGCGGTGCCGGGCGAGCACCCGGCGCGCGCGGGCCGCACCGGCGCGGAGCAGGTCGATGTCCTCCGGGCGGTAGACCCGCGGCTGGTGGGTGTGGACGCAGTGCGCGCCGAGGACCTCGCCCGCCTCGTCGATGACCGGGGCACCCGCGTAGCTCGCGAGCGAGCTCGCCTCGACCAACCAGTTGCCGGCGTGGACCGGGCTCGCCGCCGTGTCGGAGACGACGTACGCGCCGCGCGCCTTGACCGTGAACGCGCAGAACGACCAGTCGACCGGGTAGCCCGCCGGGCCGGCGAACGCGCAGTCCGGCTTCACGCCGTACGACCCGGCGATGACGACGGAGCTGTCGAGGACGAGCGTGACGAGCGCGATCGGGGCCTCGAGCGCCGCGGCCGTGAAGGCGGCGAGGGCGTCCAGCTCCGCGCGCAGCGCCGCGTCCCCGAGGTCGTACGCGGTGGCGGCCTCGAGCCGGCGGAGCTCGGCGAGCTCCACCTTCGTCGTCATGCCGCACCATCGGCCGCGCGCCACGGGGCCGGAGGGGGTCCGCCGGGCGCCACCCGATCAGGTCCTGGAGCGGACCTCAGCGCGGGAGGACGACGAGGTCGTCGCGGTGCACGACCTCGCGCTCGTACGCCGGCCCCAGCTCCGCGGCCAGCTCGTGCGTGCTGCGGCCGAGCAGCCCCGGCAGCTCACCGGCGTCGTAGTTGACGAGCCCGCGCGCCACGGGCAGGCCCGCCGGGTCGACGAGCTCGACGGGGTCGCCGGCCGCGAACTCCCCGCTGACC from Motilibacter rhizosphaerae includes these protein-coding regions:
- a CDS encoding GAF domain-containing protein — its product is MTTKVELAELRRLEAATAYDLGDAALRAELDALAAFTAAALEAPIALVTLVLDSSVVIAGSYGVKPDCAFAGPAGYPVDWSFCAFTVKARGAYVVSDTAASPVHAGNWLVEASSLASYAGAPVIDEAGEVLGAHCVHTHQPRVYRPEDIDLLRAGAARARRVLARHRR